The following are from one region of the Rosistilla carotiformis genome:
- a CDS encoding transmembrane prediction — MTDATNTTTPAESDDMQTTTPAVSYRALRNHIVWLLIPPTTWAIHFLASYLTIAIVCAKSETGDAMPIRIAIAIYTLVALGVIALVGWHSHRQHRHGDASAPHDGNTSDVQLRFIGYATLLLAALSGVATLFTALVVLFIGSCD; from the coding sequence ATGACGGATGCGACCAACACGACAACGCCAGCGGAATCGGACGACATGCAAACGACGACGCCAGCGGTCAGCTACCGCGCGCTCCGAAATCACATCGTCTGGTTGCTGATCCCGCCGACGACCTGGGCGATCCATTTTCTAGCCAGTTATCTCACGATCGCGATCGTTTGCGCCAAATCGGAGACCGGCGACGCGATGCCGATCCGAATCGCGATCGCGATTTATACGCTTGTTGCGTTGGGGGTGATCGCGTTGGTTGGTTGGCACAGTCACCGACAGCATCGCCACGGAGACGCCTCCGCGCCGCACGACGGCAACACGTCGGACGTCCAGCTGCGCTTCATCGGTTATGCGACGCTTCTGTTGGCCGCACTCAGCGGCGTCGCCACGCTCTTCACCGCGTTGGTGGTCCTCTTTATCGGGAGCTGTGACTAA
- a CDS encoding cytochrome c oxidase assembly protein has protein sequence MRPMLWNLGWLVLAIAWLGPLPEMANHSFAAHMTLHMAVVAVAAPILSIAAAGRRWDPVLRFPKLFAPVPASVGELLIVWAWHAPGLHHWARHDAFGFVVEQSMFLAAGVWVWLSAFGGSQPRDRGRSAAGVIGLLLTSMHMTLLGALLVMSPRLLYSHHHGGTGLTPIMDQHLGGAVMLVVGGLAFLTGGLWLTRDLVDPIRMPIGAAKRSSFGKANTR, from the coding sequence ATGCGACCGATGCTTTGGAATTTGGGATGGTTAGTTTTGGCGATCGCCTGGCTTGGTCCGCTGCCGGAAATGGCCAACCATTCCTTCGCCGCGCACATGACGCTGCACATGGCGGTCGTTGCCGTCGCGGCGCCGATATTGTCGATCGCTGCGGCGGGGCGTCGATGGGATCCGGTACTCCGATTTCCAAAGCTGTTCGCCCCCGTCCCGGCATCGGTTGGCGAGCTGTTGATCGTTTGGGCCTGGCACGCCCCGGGACTGCATCACTGGGCACGCCACGATGCGTTCGGGTTTGTTGTCGAACAGTCGATGTTCCTCGCCGCTGGCGTTTGGGTTTGGCTGTCCGCTTTCGGTGGATCGCAGCCGCGGGACCGCGGCCGCAGCGCCGCCGGCGTGATCGGGCTGTTGTTGACATCGATGCACATGACGCTGTTGGGCGCGTTGTTAGTCATGTCGCCAAGGTTGCTCTATTCCCATCATCACGGCGGCACAGGGCTGACGCCGATCATGGACCAACATCTCGGCGGCGCGGTGATGCTGGTCGTCGGCGGGCTGGCGTTTTTGACCGGCGGATTGTGGCTGACGCGCGACCTCGTCGATCCGATCCGGATGCCGATCGGGGCGGCGAAGAGGTCATCTTTTGGAAAGGCGAACACACGATGA
- a CDS encoding anthranilate synthase component II, translating into MLLVLDNYDSFVHNLARYLRRHGHRTLVVRSDQIGIEDVRRIGPTGLILSPGPQAPDQAGACVEITRAFAGQLPILGVCLGHQIIAQAFGGRIVRAHPMHGVPSMIEHGGDGLFAGLPSPFAAGRYHSLVADAAAIPDVLQVTAWTDDRGAAPDAPEVGDCSDAAVRLVMGIRHREFPIFGVQFHPESILTDQGDALLKNFLRHLPTESPTACS; encoded by the coding sequence ATGTTACTGGTGCTTGATAACTACGACAGCTTTGTCCACAACCTGGCCCGCTATCTGCGGCGGCATGGGCATCGCACGTTGGTCGTTCGCAGCGACCAGATCGGGATTGAAGACGTCCGACGGATCGGGCCCACCGGGCTGATCCTTTCACCTGGGCCCCAAGCGCCCGATCAGGCAGGGGCTTGTGTGGAGATCACGCGTGCCTTCGCGGGCCAGTTGCCCATTTTGGGTGTTTGTTTGGGACACCAGATCATCGCTCAAGCGTTCGGTGGACGGATTGTTCGGGCGCATCCGATGCATGGGGTGCCCAGCATGATCGAGCACGGTGGCGACGGTTTGTTTGCCGGTTTGCCCAGTCCTTTTGCTGCCGGACGCTACCATTCCTTGGTCGCCGACGCGGCCGCCATCCCCGACGTGTTGCAGGTAACCGCCTGGACTGATGACCGTGGTGCTGCACCGGATGCACCCGAGGTGGGGGACTGCAGCGATGCGGCCGTGCGATTGGTGATGGGGATCCGCCATCGTGAGTTTCCGATTTTTGGCGTCCAATTCCACCCCGAATCGATTTTGACCGACCAGGGGGACGCGCTGTTGAAGAACTTCCTGCGTCATCTTCCTACCGAATCGCCGACGGCCTGCTCATGA
- a CDS encoding flagellin N-terminal helical domain-containing protein, with protein sequence MTRINTNVPSLVAQNRLQSSNGDLQEALTRLSTGLRINSGSDDPAGLIASEALRSEITSLNKAVSNTERANQIIATADSALGQVSTLLNDVRGLVVEAANSGALSPDEIAANQLQVDSSLEAINRISQTTTFQGRKLLDGSLDFLTSGTSNFNKIENLQIDQANLGNLGKIQVDVSVQEAATKASVNINNVPASGAGTGKITLSNSTGAADEAKTGDLETAGGADYTIDVLDGSSLDGVAGNDLTVDVKSGATTALTQATTAVKSLAGGGSFTISAKEGGALDGGLGNAATVQFAAGNTATAQAESAGFDVNGVTDAFTVSAKAGGAFDGTAGNALTVEIVSGTPASGSASIAEAAGVVTITVDDTVGVTLEDIQTALAGSADFEFNIAEGNEEVVFRSDGSDDGAAIPLNGGTAGANAAALVSRTGDALTITVNELSDQTLTDIKAALEADAEFNDDFKIQLGSAGTDVFASSGTTDDDALAQTFTGGTNAAAEVSFADGKLSITVDNTTAQNLSAIQAALDASTTLLDGTDTFSDLFAVTVNTDNVFAVDGSDDVEDEEFSGGTGSTATDEITITTPQGKEFNGTITINNSGDTGGAVTASVDENNNITITIDDDSDTALADIIAAIENDLTGYSAELTTNDGDGILHAGVDAITTTEIEDADDGGIAADVVFELAGETGSEVFNISAGTTLEQLIAQINLVSEATGVTASANENTLELNSTEYGSKAFVDLKIIEEGADGTFGAEVEEGARAVGTDIKAKVNGVDASGDGNKLTINTGTLDLNMSVEADYVGSIEFDINGGGALFQLGSQVVANQQARIGIGSVNTAQLGGVSGKLFELGEGGRAALGTDPTAAAAIVDEAIDQVTGLRGRLGAFQRTTIESNLVSLNDTVANLQEAESSIRDADFAAESARLTRAQILVQSGTSVLSLANQNPQNVLSLLG encoded by the coding sequence ATGACCCGGATTAATACAAACGTTCCATCGCTCGTCGCACAAAATCGCCTGCAATCATCCAACGGCGATTTGCAAGAAGCTCTGACTCGGTTGAGCACCGGTCTTCGCATCAATTCGGGATCGGACGATCCGGCCGGTTTGATCGCTAGCGAAGCACTGCGAAGCGAAATCACCAGTCTCAACAAGGCGGTCAGCAACACCGAGCGCGCCAACCAAATCATCGCAACCGCCGACAGCGCCCTGGGACAGGTAAGCACGCTGTTGAACGACGTTCGCGGTCTGGTTGTTGAAGCGGCAAATAGTGGAGCTTTGAGCCCCGACGAAATCGCGGCGAATCAATTGCAGGTCGACAGCTCCCTGGAAGCGATCAACCGTATTTCGCAAACCACGACCTTCCAAGGTCGCAAACTGTTGGACGGCAGCCTGGACTTCTTGACCAGCGGCACGTCGAACTTCAATAAGATCGAAAACCTGCAGATCGACCAAGCCAACTTGGGCAACTTGGGTAAAATCCAAGTCGATGTATCGGTTCAAGAGGCGGCGACGAAGGCGTCGGTGAACATTAATAATGTACCCGCCTCGGGTGCGGGTACGGGCAAGATCACCCTGTCGAACTCGACAGGTGCCGCCGACGAAGCGAAGACCGGCGATTTGGAGACGGCTGGCGGAGCTGACTATACCATCGACGTTCTCGACGGCAGCAGCCTTGATGGTGTCGCCGGTAACGATCTGACGGTTGATGTCAAAAGTGGTGCGACGACCGCTTTGACACAAGCGACGACCGCAGTGAAGTCACTTGCTGGCGGCGGCAGCTTTACCATCTCGGCGAAAGAGGGCGGTGCCCTCGACGGCGGACTTGGCAACGCAGCGACGGTTCAATTTGCAGCTGGTAACACCGCGACCGCACAAGCCGAATCGGCTGGGTTCGACGTCAACGGCGTTACCGACGCATTCACCGTTTCGGCAAAAGCTGGCGGAGCCTTCGACGGAACCGCGGGTAATGCACTGACTGTCGAAATCGTCAGCGGTACTCCCGCCAGCGGTTCAGCTTCGATCGCCGAAGCGGCGGGTGTCGTGACGATCACCGTCGACGACACGGTTGGTGTGACTTTGGAAGATATCCAAACTGCTTTGGCTGGCAGTGCCGATTTCGAATTCAACATCGCCGAAGGAAACGAAGAAGTCGTCTTCCGATCCGACGGATCGGACGATGGCGCCGCGATACCGCTTAATGGCGGAACCGCGGGTGCCAACGCAGCGGCTTTGGTCAGCCGAACCGGTGACGCGTTGACGATCACTGTCAATGAACTCTCGGATCAAACGTTGACCGACATCAAAGCGGCTTTAGAAGCGGACGCCGAATTCAACGACGACTTCAAGATCCAATTGGGAAGTGCTGGAACCGACGTTTTCGCATCATCGGGAACCACCGATGACGATGCTTTGGCACAGACATTCACCGGCGGTACGAACGCCGCTGCGGAAGTCTCGTTTGCCGATGGCAAGCTGTCGATCACCGTCGACAACACCACCGCGCAAAACCTGTCGGCGATCCAAGCCGCTTTGGATGCTTCGACCACACTGTTGGACGGCACCGACACGTTCAGCGATCTATTTGCAGTAACCGTTAACACCGACAACGTCTTTGCCGTCGATGGCAGCGACGATGTCGAAGACGAAGAGTTCAGCGGTGGTACCGGTTCGACAGCAACCGACGAGATCACGATCACCACGCCGCAAGGAAAAGAGTTCAACGGCACGATCACGATCAACAACAGTGGCGACACGGGCGGCGCTGTGACGGCGAGCGTTGATGAAAATAACAACATCACGATCACGATCGACGACGACTCCGACACCGCGTTGGCCGACATCATCGCGGCGATCGAAAACGATCTGACCGGCTACTCGGCTGAACTGACCACCAACGACGGTGACGGCATCCTGCACGCAGGCGTTGACGCGATCACGACGACCGAAATCGAAGATGCTGATGACGGGGGTATCGCCGCCGACGTCGTCTTCGAATTGGCGGGTGAAACCGGATCGGAAGTTTTCAATATCAGTGCTGGCACGACGCTGGAACAATTGATCGCGCAGATCAATCTTGTCTCCGAAGCGACCGGCGTCACCGCTTCGGCCAACGAGAACACGTTGGAATTGAATTCGACCGAATACGGTTCGAAAGCCTTCGTCGATCTGAAGATCATCGAAGAGGGTGCCGACGGAACCTTTGGTGCCGAAGTGGAAGAGGGAGCTCGAGCGGTTGGTACCGATATCAAGGCGAAGGTCAACGGTGTCGACGCCAGTGGCGACGGCAACAAGCTGACGATCAACACCGGAACGCTCGACCTGAACATGTCGGTTGAAGCGGACTATGTCGGTTCGATCGAATTCGACATCAACGGTGGTGGAGCCCTGTTCCAACTGGGTAGCCAAGTCGTTGCGAACCAACAAGCTCGCATCGGCATCGGCAGCGTGAACACCGCTCAATTGGGTGGCGTTAGCGGTAAGTTGTTCGAATTGGGCGAAGGTGGCCGAGCCGCTCTGGGAACCGATCCCACCGCAGCCGCAGCGATCGTCGACGAAGCGATCGACCAAGTGACGGGGCTTCGCGGTCGATTGGGTGCGTTCCAACGAACGACGATCGAAAGCAACTTGGTCAGCTTGAACGACACCGTGGCGAACCTGCAGGAAGCGGAATCGAGCATCCGTGATGCCGACTTCGCTGCCGAATCGGCTCGTCTGACACGTGCTCAGATTCTGGTTCAATCGGGTACTTCGGTCTTGTCGCTGGCAAACCAAAACCCACAAAACGTCCTCTCGCTGTTGGGCTAA
- the coxB gene encoding cytochrome c oxidase subunit II, whose protein sequence is MPQSTLQPAGEAAEAIALLFYWMSAGAVVIWIIVVGLAVYAIYQPGQHHPQTIKRWVIGGGAVFPTIVLTGLLCVSLPMMPELQRPAPQGSLQVHVSGVRWWWRITYHIDDETVVETANEIRLPVGRPVEFKLDSEDVIHSFWIPALGGKVDMMPGRQTRLKLHPTRVGTFRGVCAEFCGAAHAQMNFDVVVMPADEFDSWLKQLTRPTASSQEPAAVAGEKHFFAVGCHACHAIRGTDAKGSMGPDLTHFGSRPSIAAGLLPNNHANLVRWITETDRVKPGVDMPAFHAMDRQQAAEIATFLEGLK, encoded by the coding sequence ATGCCCCAATCGACGCTCCAACCCGCTGGCGAAGCCGCCGAAGCGATCGCGCTGTTGTTCTATTGGATGAGCGCCGGGGCGGTCGTGATTTGGATCATCGTCGTCGGCCTCGCCGTCTACGCGATCTACCAACCCGGCCAACATCATCCCCAGACGATCAAGCGTTGGGTGATCGGTGGCGGTGCGGTTTTCCCGACGATCGTCCTGACCGGATTGCTGTGTGTGTCCCTCCCGATGATGCCCGAACTGCAGCGCCCAGCTCCCCAGGGCAGCCTGCAAGTCCATGTCAGCGGCGTCCGTTGGTGGTGGAGGATCACGTATCACATCGACGACGAAACCGTTGTCGAAACCGCGAACGAAATCCGTCTGCCCGTCGGCCGTCCCGTCGAGTTCAAGCTCGACAGCGAAGACGTCATCCATTCGTTTTGGATCCCGGCGTTGGGAGGCAAAGTCGACATGATGCCCGGCCGCCAAACGCGGTTGAAACTGCATCCGACACGTGTCGGAACCTTTCGCGGCGTCTGTGCGGAGTTTTGTGGTGCGGCCCACGCTCAGATGAACTTTGATGTCGTCGTGATGCCAGCCGATGAGTTCGACTCCTGGCTTAAGCAACTCACGCGACCGACGGCTTCCTCGCAAGAACCCGCTGCGGTCGCTGGCGAAAAACACTTCTTTGCCGTTGGCTGTCACGCCTGCCACGCGATTCGTGGCACCGATGCGAAAGGGAGCATGGGGCCCGACTTGACTCACTTTGGATCGCGTCCCAGCATCGCCGCAGGGCTGCTGCCGAACAACCATGCCAACCTCGTCCGCTGGATCACCGAGACCGATCGCGTGAAACCGGGCGTCGACATGCCGGCGTTCCATGCGATGGATCGACAGCAAGCCGCCGAGATCGCGACGTTTCTGGAGGGGCTGAAATGA
- the ctaD gene encoding cytochrome c oxidase subunit I, translating to MSDHPDDNKPESQPTSEPATAPAAELTDQEKRLLEPWKTPTGWRYWSAVNNSEIGLWYTVTAFAFFLFGGVLALIMRAQLAIPENDWLTPDQYNQVFTMHGSVMMFLFAVPILEAISILLLPQMMGARDLPFPRLSAYGYWCFLIGGIFVCGSLFFGVAPRGGWFMYPPMTTEYQTDVGPDIWLLGLSFIEIASIAAAVELIVGVLKCRPPGMRLNLIPLYAWYILVVAAMILFAFPPLIAGDLLMELERSLDWPFFDASRGGDPMLWQHLFWIFGHPEVYIVFLPSIALLAMIVPTFARTPMVGYSWIVLAAVGTGFLSFGLWVHHMFTTGLPGLTIGIFSAASEAVAIPTGVQIFCFIATLLIGRVRSSVCLWFALAGLATFIIGGLTGVMIAIAPFDYQAHDTYFIVGHLHYVLVGGTIFPIMAGVYYYYPLVMGKPLSQRLGKLAFWLTLIGFNVSFFPMHLTGLIGMPRRVYTYPAEMGFDTLNLVSSIGAFVLAAGFAVFLWDVLRPKRKQAHAARNCWNAGTLEWLADVPDRPWGIRSIPIIESRYPLWDQANFVRDVDEGNFYLPDAEEGLRETLVTSTMDAHPQQCLRVPGPSFIPIFAAIFTGGLFILSTFHWYTAAGISGLLALVCIIIWLWTGTAPIPEKPCKDVGRGLHLPLYVSGPQAVGWWAMFITMLGDMTAFMALVFGYFFYWTVHEQFPPADQPGPGIFYPLGGLAAVGVAWACTLAARRWNRRDRPALFYSAIGIGALATIHAGVTTAAAPIANKMDPTSHVYPAMVCVLVLWMTLHLAVGLLMLIYCAARRMAGRMDAVHDADIMNVSLYWHFMALTAAITVAVIAGFPFVA from the coding sequence ATGAGTGACCATCCCGACGACAACAAGCCCGAATCGCAACCGACGTCCGAGCCGGCAACAGCTCCCGCGGCGGAACTGACCGATCAGGAGAAGCGGCTGTTGGAACCGTGGAAGACGCCGACGGGATGGCGATATTGGTCTGCGGTGAACAACTCCGAAATCGGCCTCTGGTACACCGTCACCGCGTTTGCATTTTTCCTGTTCGGCGGCGTGCTGGCCTTGATCATGCGAGCCCAGTTGGCGATCCCCGAAAACGATTGGCTGACTCCCGATCAGTACAACCAAGTCTTCACGATGCACGGCAGCGTGATGATGTTCTTGTTTGCCGTGCCGATTCTCGAAGCGATCTCGATCCTGTTGCTTCCGCAGATGATGGGGGCCCGCGACCTTCCCTTCCCACGCTTGTCGGCTTACGGATATTGGTGCTTCTTGATCGGCGGGATCTTCGTTTGCGGATCGCTCTTCTTCGGCGTCGCCCCTCGCGGCGGCTGGTTCATGTATCCGCCGATGACCACCGAATATCAGACCGATGTCGGCCCCGACATCTGGCTGCTGGGACTCTCCTTCATCGAGATCGCATCGATCGCCGCCGCAGTCGAACTGATCGTCGGCGTCTTAAAATGCCGCCCGCCGGGAATGCGATTGAACCTGATCCCGCTGTACGCCTGGTACATCCTGGTCGTCGCCGCGATGATCCTGTTCGCCTTTCCACCGTTGATCGCCGGCGACCTGTTGATGGAGCTCGAACGCTCGCTCGACTGGCCCTTCTTCGACGCATCGCGCGGCGGCGACCCGATGTTGTGGCAGCACCTGTTTTGGATTTTTGGACACCCCGAAGTCTATATCGTCTTCCTCCCATCGATCGCGCTACTGGCGATGATCGTTCCCACATTCGCACGGACCCCGATGGTCGGTTATTCGTGGATCGTGTTGGCCGCCGTCGGAACCGGCTTCCTCAGCTTTGGTTTGTGGGTCCACCACATGTTCACCACCGGGCTGCCTGGGCTGACGATCGGGATCTTTTCAGCAGCTTCCGAAGCGGTCGCGATCCCGACCGGCGTGCAGATCTTCTGCTTTATCGCCACGCTGTTGATCGGCCGCGTGCGGTCATCGGTCTGTTTGTGGTTCGCCCTCGCCGGCCTGGCGACCTTCATCATCGGCGGTCTGACCGGCGTGATGATCGCGATCGCTCCGTTCGATTATCAAGCCCACGACACCTATTTCATCGTCGGCCATTTGCACTACGTCCTGGTCGGTGGCACGATCTTCCCGATCATGGCCGGCGTCTACTATTACTACCCGCTGGTGATGGGGAAACCGTTGTCGCAGCGGCTGGGCAAACTGGCCTTTTGGTTGACGCTGATCGGTTTCAACGTCAGCTTCTTCCCGATGCATTTGACCGGCTTGATCGGGATGCCGCGCCGCGTCTACACCTACCCGGCCGAGATGGGCTTCGACACGCTGAACCTTGTCTCCTCGATCGGTGCGTTTGTGTTAGCCGCTGGCTTTGCGGTCTTTCTGTGGGATGTTCTTCGTCCGAAGCGCAAGCAGGCGCATGCGGCAAGGAATTGTTGGAACGCGGGGACGTTGGAATGGCTGGCCGATGTCCCCGACCGACCTTGGGGAATCCGATCGATCCCGATCATCGAGAGCCGTTATCCGCTGTGGGACCAAGCGAACTTTGTCCGCGACGTCGATGAAGGGAATTTCTATCTTCCCGATGCCGAAGAAGGGCTCCGCGAAACGCTGGTCACATCGACGATGGACGCCCATCCGCAGCAGTGTTTACGCGTCCCAGGGCCGTCGTTTATCCCGATATTTGCCGCGATCTTCACCGGCGGGCTGTTCATCCTTTCGACGTTCCACTGGTACACCGCCGCCGGGATCAGCGGCCTGTTGGCGTTGGTCTGCATAATCATTTGGCTGTGGACCGGCACCGCACCGATCCCCGAAAAACCATGCAAAGACGTCGGCCGCGGGCTGCATCTGCCGCTCTACGTCTCCGGTCCACAAGCGGTCGGTTGGTGGGCGATGTTCATCACGATGCTTGGCGACATGACAGCCTTCATGGCGTTGGTCTTCGGTTACTTTTTCTACTGGACGGTACACGAACAATTCCCGCCAGCCGACCAGCCCGGCCCGGGGATCTTCTATCCGCTTGGCGGTTTGGCCGCCGTGGGCGTCGCTTGGGCATGCACTCTCGCCGCACGCCGGTGGAACCGCCGCGATCGCCCCGCCCTGTTTTATTCAGCGATCGGCATCGGGGCGTTGGCGACGATTCACGCTGGCGTCACCACCGCTGCGGCTCCGATCGCCAACAAGATGGATCCGACCAGCCACGTCTATCCGGCGATGGTCTGCGTGTTGGTGCTTTGGATGACGCTTCATTTGGCCGTCGGTTTGCTGATGCTGATCTACTGCGCCGCACGACGCATGGCGGGCAGGATGGACGCGGTTCACGATGCCGACATCATGAACGTCTCGCTCTACTGGCACTTCATGGCGCTGACTGCGGCGATCACCGTCGCCGTGATCGCAGGCTTTCCTTTTGTTGCATGA
- a CDS encoding DUF447 domain-containing protein has protein sequence MILESLVTSVNANGEVNVAPMGPVVDREITTIELRPFKTSTTHGNLRATSRAVVHVTDDVLMIARAAIGRIEPPVREIEGGWFVLENASRWFAIEVVAWNDDPQRPTAECAIVRQGSGPPFFGLNRAKHAVIEAAILATRTHLIPAAEIAADLERLRVLIDKTGGAQEHEAFELLRASIAQQVG, from the coding sequence ATGATCTTGGAAAGTCTTGTCACTTCGGTGAATGCCAATGGCGAAGTCAACGTCGCACCGATGGGGCCCGTGGTCGATCGTGAAATCACGACGATCGAATTGCGACCCTTCAAAACATCGACCACGCATGGGAATCTCCGTGCTACATCGCGAGCCGTCGTCCATGTGACCGACGACGTCTTGATGATCGCTCGGGCAGCAATTGGGCGGATCGAACCGCCGGTCAGGGAAATCGAAGGGGGATGGTTCGTGTTGGAAAATGCAAGCCGTTGGTTCGCCATCGAAGTGGTCGCTTGGAACGACGACCCGCAGCGTCCGACGGCGGAGTGCGCGATCGTCCGCCAGGGGAGCGGTCCCCCATTCTTCGGGCTCAATCGAGCCAAGCATGCCGTGATAGAAGCTGCGATCTTGGCGACCCGCACGCATCTGATTCCCGCTGCGGAGATTGCTGCCGATCTGGAACGCTTGCGTGTCTTGATCGACAAAACAGGGGGTGCTCAGGAGCACGAAGCCTTTGAGTTGCTGCGGGCGTCGATTGCACAGCAGGTCGGGTAG